CCTTCAAAAGCCATTGCCGCGGAAAGAGATATTCTTACAAATACTGTGTCAGACGGTAAGATGTTTGCTTTTTTGAGTTGCTTTGCTATTTCAGTCGTTGAAATGCTTCCCTGAGAATAATTGAGGTTATACCCTGCTCTTTTTTTACGGTTTAAAGCCTGACGTGCTTTGTTTGCTCGGATAGGAGCATACTTCGCATAGACAGTTCGAACTATTTTTCGGTAAAAATTCAAAAGCATTTAATTGATCTCAATTTGTTGTTTTTATAGTTTGTTAAGAAAAACTGAACGTATTGTCAATATGAAAGATCGGTGAGATTGTTTTAAGTCTATATAATATCGCGGTATAAAATTGTCTTAATTTTTTTTAATTCAGCTAACATTCTATCAATTTTGTTATTTTTTATAACGTCATACGGGTCGAAATAATGAGACAAGAAGAGGTTGTGTTTTGAAATAACTTCAATAGTTTCAATAAATTCTTTTACAAATAAATCATCATCGCCGAGAAATGGATTGTTTTTACGGAGCATATTCCATGAATCAAATATTGCTAAAGGGAAATGAAGACTGCATCCAGTAGGAATCTCAATAATTCCATGTGAATGGACTGATGGAGCCCCGAACCCTTTGTATCCGCATGCAGCGGTAGAACTGCTGTACTTATAACCAAGTTCTGCAAGTATGGGGTAGACACTTTCTGTATGAAGATTGCCGTAGTGGGGGGTTCTGAACCCGATACTTTCAACTCCAAGAATTTTGTAAAAGACTTCATGTGCTTTCTCAATTTCTTCTTTTTGCTCAGCATATGAAAGCTTGTTGAAATATCTATTCGGTGACCAATGAGGGTTGTCTGGATGAGTGTATGAATGGTTTATTATTTCATGACCTTCATCCACAGCTCGTTTATGTATGTCAGGATATTTTTCAACAAATTTACCGATTACAGCCAGTCCTGCCTTGATGTTGTATTCCTTTAGCAGGTCAAGAAGAGCAGGGAAGGCCTCAATGTCTTTTTCAAAATCAAAATCGAAAGTGAGAGAATAAGTTGCTGCGTTGCATGGATTTTTTTGTTTACTCATGAATTTGATAAAAAAATCAGCTGGCGCGATTTTGTGAATAACAGTCCTCGCTAAAAAGGCTGCATAGCGATTCTTGTAAGTCCTTAAGAATGGTCCCCAAATCATTTTAAAGCCCCTGCTTCGTACAGTTCTATTTCGTCATCAAGAGCTTTTGCCATGACTTCGCCAATTCCTTCACCTTGTTCAAACTCCTCAGGTGACCCGAATTGAGGGTGTTCATAAGTTGCTTGATGGAGTGCGGCAATAAAATTTAGTTGCGCTGTTTTGTTGAACGTTAGTTTGTCTAAAACGTCCCAGACCTCTTGCGGCTTGTTGATGTTTATGTTGTTTTCACAAATATCAAAATATGGGTGTCCGAGACATATAAGAGGTTTGCCGGTAGCAATTGCTTCGAGACCTGCTGTTGTACCTGTTGCAACCACCACCGCTTCACTCTTAAGAATTAAGTCCCTAGTTGGGTATGAGGGAGGGAGTAATACAACATTAGGTAGTAAGGCTAATTCTTTATAAAAAGATGGCGGCCTATTTCCATAGCAAATGGGGTGCTCTTTTATCGCGAGTGTGTAGCCAAACTTGCCGTGAATTGCAATTTGTTCAAGCATATGTTCCTGATTGGCATATTCTGGAGCCTGTGAGCACATGGTTGCTTCAGGAGTTAGCTGTAAAAAGTAGCTAATAATTTTATCTTTTGGAAGATTTCGTGAAAAGTATTTGGCAGACATTAGTCTGTTTTTTAATTTTATTAATGCAGGTATGGGGGAATCTCCTTGTGTCATTCTTTTAAATTTATTTAATATCTTTTTCAGAGAGTAGTTGGGTAGTAGTCCAGATATTTTCACATAGTATTCGTCGTATTTGCTGATCTGCCTTTTTACTTTATATTTTGAGATAATTGTTGATGCCCATAGCTTGGACTCTTCAGAAATATTGTTATTTTTAAGAATCAATTCAATTCGCGCTATTCTTCTGCGTTGGCCTGACGCAATTGATAATCGCAGTTCTCCTCCTATAGACAGGATTCCTCTTTCAAACATTTTCTTTATAAGAGCGCGCTCAGCCATTTTCTTAAGAACTATTGAATCAATTAAGTCCAACGTTTCGCAAAAAACATAGTCTACATTGTATTCTTTTATTATTTTTAAGAAAAAATTGTAGTAGAAATAAACTTGTTGAGGGATATGTTCGTTCATTTCTTTGTGCGTTTGTGTTACTCCGTATCTGCTGACGAATTTTCTATATAAAAGATAGTTAATATTAAATTCATAGCAATTTAAGCCTAGCTTTTTTTCTATGTTTTTAATGTCTTGCTGTATTTTTTCAACGGATTTATTATATGTATCCTCTCTTTCTAAAGCAGGGATCACCGTAATACTTTCAATTTTTTGATAGCGACTAATATTGGTTTTATCGGCTATGACGACAATATTATAATCTTTTTTAAGTAGCTTAATTGTGTCAATCAGTACGTTATCAAGCCTTTTACGGCTTAAAATAAGAATAGTTTTTTTCATATTGTTTTTGATAAAGAATTATTTTTTAATTTAAAATATCCCAACTTATGGGGGTTCCACATGGGATATCGATAAGGGCTTTTTTGCCCATTATTTCTGTAAAATGGCGAGTATGCAGCCCGTAACTTGGGCGCACGCATTTTATGTTTTCAGCAGAGACAGTTTCTCCGCATGCAATATCTTTACTTGCAAAAATGGATTTTCGAAATACCCTTCCGGCTTTTTCTTTTTCGGTTATTTGATATTGCACTTTGCCTAATGCTTTTTCTGCAGTGCGTATGGATTTCACCATTGCTTTTAGCTCTTCGGCTTCTAATGAGAAGGAACAGTCAGGTCCACCATCTGCTCTCGATTTGATGAAATGCTTTTCAATAACGCATGCGCCTAGGGCTACTGCTGATATGGGGATTTCTATTCCAAGTGAATGATCGGATAAGCCACATGGAACTCCGAAAGTTTCCTGCATATTTATAATGGTGCGAAGGTTCATAGATTCAGGAGGTGCAGGGTAAGCACTCGTACATTTCAATAGAATCAGATCTGTGCCTCCTGCTTCGCGGAACGCATTCACCGCTTCATCTATTTCTGCAAGAGTTCCCATGCCTGTAGACATGATAACTGGTTTGCCTGTTGCAGCTACTTTTTTAATTAATGGAATATCAACAAGTTCAAAAGAGGCTATTTTATAAAGGGAGACGTTCATTTCTTCTAAAAAATCGACAGCAGAGTCATCAAATGGAGTAGAAAAAAAATCAAGCCCAAGGTCATCCGCAATTTTTTTAAGTTTGGGCTGCCAATCCCACGGAGTATAGGCTGTTTTATAAAGTGAGTAGAGCGACTGTCCTTCCCATATTGTTCCTTTGCCTATTTGGAAATATTTATTGTCACAGTTCAGTGTGATGGTATCCGGGGTATATGTTTGTATCTTGATTGCGTCTACACCACATTCCTTGGCAATGTGGAGTAGTTCAACCGCTGATTCAAAATGTTGATTATGGTTCGCAGACATTTCAGCGATAATATATACGGGCTGATCAGGTCCGATCTCTCTTTTATTTATTGAAACGTTTTTCATCTTTACAAATCCTTGGAAATCATAGGTTACGTAATGATATTTTATATTATCAATTAATTAAATTTGGACTGTTTTTAGTCTTTTAAGCCGTTGTTTAACATAGCATTCATGTATAAAAAGTCATTATCTTGTTTATATATTTTAAAATAAAATTTGCTATATAGGGCTAAAGCTTTTTCGTTATTTTTAAGCACTTTCAACGTTAAATCATGCAGATTTTTTTGGTGAGCTATATAAAAAATGGCTTTCATTAGTTGTTGCCCAACTTTTTCTTTTTTTAAATTTGGGTTTTTATAAAGCCCCAGCTCTGCATTTGTTGAATTTATTTCAGTGAGATATATGACTCCAATTTTACATTTATTCTTCACTACTAAATAGTATTCATTTTTAGTGTCTGATTTAAGGTTTTCTATGAAGTTTAAATGATTCTCTATGGGGATAATGGAAGAGTCACACATTTGTTGGCGGACAAAAATATTGTTTCTCCATGTGAGAACTTCGTTCATTTCTTCTAAAGATAAACGATAAAATGGAATTAGTGTTAAATCCATAATCTTCGTAAGGTTTGAAATGCTTCTACTTTATAGTTACCAGTTTTTATCCCCCATAAATCTGCATTAAGCTCTAAGGCTTTTAGTGACCGCGGATGAGGATACTCTTGCAATTCCCCCTTGTAAGCAGACATAGCCTTTAATTTTGTTTCAATTGTTTCATCTACATTAACAAAATAATCAGGACTAAATGTAAGGGGGAAGTTCCATTCCGTAGATGAAAGTATTTCGAAAGCATAAATTTCTTTAACAACTTCATTCTGCATTGGACGGGTAGCTGTCAACACTGCTTTATTCGTGATGTAGTGATCGATATTCATATCGTTAGCAAAGTGAGTAAATATAATGTCTGGTTTGATCTCATTCTTAACTTTTTCTACGATTTTAACAAGTTCAAGTAGGTTTACGGAGTCAAATCTGTTGTCAGGGAAGTCGTAAGTGATTACTTTTTTTACGCCTATAATTTTGTTAGCTTCTTGTATTGATTTTTTTAGATCCCTTAGCTCTTTAGCGCATTGACTTGTTTCACGTTTTTGTTGTCGCGACGTGACCCCTTCTCCTAGGATCAAGGTATAAGCTTCAGCTCCATTGTTAATCATACGGGCAACTGTCGCACCACAGCCGAGTATCTCATCATCAGGATGGGCTGCTATTGTTAGAATTCTATGATTCATGAATTTCAAACCTTCCTTCAAGTCGATTGCCTCGTTTTGTAACATTTGAAAAATAAATTTTAAGATTATTTAGTTCAATGTAAGCTGGAGGGTAGTCTTCTCCGTCAAGCATTCTTATAAAATCGTAAAGTAGGTCAAGATTCTCAATCGTGTTCATTTGAATATTGCTTTGCAGTTTGTTCCTTCTTTTGAAAGTAGTCGCCTCACCGAGTTGCGGAGTTGATGCCGGTTCATTTTCAATTATGTGAGGTATCATTTTTTTAAAAATTATATCTGATATTTCAATAAGAATTTCGTCTGCATTGCCTCTGCCGAGATATACGTTTTCTTTGCAGTACACATCGCCAGCATCAATTTCGCTGTTACACTGTATCGCACAAACTTTTGACTCTTTTATCCCTCGTATTATTTGGTTTTGTATAGGACTGCCTCCCCTTCCATATGGTAGATCAGATGTATGAAAAATAATACACTTGAAGTTAGAGTATATTTCAGAAGGGATTATCCATGACCAATGAGGAATGAATATATAATCTGGGTTGATTTTTTTTATATTTTGATAAGTAAGATCTTCTTGCTGACTATATATCGTTGTTTGATACTTTTTCAGATTTTCTTTTTGAAAGATGCGAGCATTACTTATGTTCCAGCTTTTAACCGCTGCAATAATAATTTTTTTCATTGATTTATTGTAATCCTCTTGTTCCTGTCATTGCGTTAATAACTCTTGCAACTCCATGACCGTCAATAATTGTTTTTGATTTATTCGATAATTTAGTTATTTTTTGTGGGCTTAAAATAAGTTTTTTAATGTTCTTAGATATATATTCTTCTGATATTTCATGGTTCTCTCCCAAATTTATAGCAGCACCTGCTTTAGCTAGTTCATTGCTAAGCATCTTTTGGTTGTCAGCGGTGATGATAATTACAAGTGGTTTTCCTATGCAGCAAATTTCCCAGCAGGATGAACCTCCTGCACTAATGATAATGTCATTTTGAGCAATTAATTCAGCCATATTGCTGACATTTGAAAGGATTTCTATTTTATGAGAGCTCTTGTCTGCGTACTGTGTCAGTGATTGTGTATGCTTATTTTCCGGACCGATAATTAGTGTTATAGCCAAATTATTTGGTAGAATATTTAGGGCCTTAAGCACTAGAAGTGATGTATTATTTGTATCAGCCCCTCCCAAACTTATGAGTAATTTTATTTGATTTGCAGCAGTTTGTTTTTTCTGAATGATATTTGGCTCTCTGAACTCATTTCTAAGCAAGGCATACTTTGCCCCAGCCAATACTGTTGTTTTAGTGGTCGTTCTATATTCGATCTTTTCAGAACCAAAATTTTGATTAAGAATCATCGTAGCAGAATAAATATCAAGATGGTGGTAGTCGTCTATCACAAGAGTGTTATGGAATCTTTTTAAAATCTCATTTTGGTATGCTGTATCTAAAAAATATCCGTCGAGTACAATCCAGCTTGGTTTACCGACGTTTGCCGCGATATTAAGCAGTATTTTGCTGTCATTAGCTGATTGCGGATAAGATTCTTCGAGTTCAATGAACTCTATGTTGAAAGCACAAAGTCGATCTTTTAGCGCGGTACTTTCAATTTTACCGACTAAAAGAGCTTTTCCTCCATGTTTGGTCCATGCCTGAGCAAGAGCGAGACAGCGCATAACGTGTCCGATGCCAATACTGTGGTTGGCATCAGCTCGGATTATTAATTTCCAATTTTTAAGTGGAATATCCATATTAACCTTTTAACATTTCTCTTGATGAAGATTTAAAAGCTTATACATTAATTCAGCTGTCTCCCAGTCTTCTTGGGTGTCAATATCTTGAACCAAATGACGTGGAAGTATTACAGGCTTTGATTTCTGTGTGTATAGTTTAGGTTCAAGCAAAAAATCACGACAGCGAACCCAATAAAATTGGCCGGCATCATGATATGCATCTGGCAGGTCTTGAGATCTGGTTGTTTCATGTTCTGGCCAAAACATATTTAAGTAACCTGCTGAGTTTATTTTAAGCGCTCTAAAAATTTGAAAAGGAAATGATGTTACTGAGAACGTAGAGAGTACTTCCTCATTTTGCAATAAGTTGTTAATACCAGTCGTTAGGTCTTCAGTGCGTATAAATGGAGTTGTCGCATAAATACAGCATGCGAATTCTGGGGCAACTCCATTATTCGAGAGCCATTCAATAGCGTGAGCAAGGACAGGAGCTGTAGGAGTAAAGTCATCAGCTAATTCATGTGGTCTTATAAACGGTACAGATGCACCTAGTTTTGTGGCTGTTTCAGCTATTTGTTCTGAATCTGTTGAGACGATTACTTTTTCAAACAGGCCTGATTCGATAGCTGTCGTTATGGGGTAAGAAATTATAGGCTTGCCAGCGAAGTTTTTGATATTCTTATTTGCAATTCTCTTACTTCCACCCCTTGCTGGTATAATTGCTACTCTCATAACTTTTAACCCCTTTGAAGTGCATCTTTAATTAAGCTTAAAACAACAGTAACATCAGAGTCTTCCATTGCCGGAAACATTGGTAATGAAATTAGTCCATTATATGCTTCTTCTGCAACAGGGCACATCCCTTTATAAGTTCCGAATTTTTTCTTATAATACGGATGTAAATGTACCGGAATATAGTGGACTTGTACCCCAAGCCCCTTTTCGCGTAGATAGTCAAATAATGCCTTACGCTTAGGAGCACAGTCTGATCCTTTAAGCTTGACTACATACAAATGGTAAGCATGATTCGCACCAGGTCTGATTTCTAGAGGAGCAAGCTCTTCTATTTCTGCAAATTCATGGTTGTATAGGGACGCTATTTCACGTCTTCTTTCAATCCATTTTTCAAGTTTTTCAAGCTGGCTTAGCCCCAGTGCACATTGAAAGTCTGTTAGCCTGTAGTTAAAACCAAGTTCTTCCATTTCATAAAACCAGCCGTCTCTCTGTCTGAAGTCCGCTGTAATTCCATGATTACGGAAAATACGCATGCGTTTATCATATTCAGGGTTATCAGTCACAGCCATCCCGCCTTCACCCGTGGTCATGTGTTTGACCGGATGAAAACTGTAGAGTGATATGTCCGCCAGTGATCCAACCATTTGCCCGTTCAGATCTCCTCCAATGCTATGGCAGGCGTCTGACGCAAGGAATAGGCCGTGTTTATCAGCAATAACTCTGAGTGCATCGTAATCGCAAGGCTGCCCTGCATAGTCTACGGCAATGATTCCTCTGGTTTTCGGAGTTATGAGTTGTTCAACTTTTTCAGGATCAATCAGCAATGTTTTCGGATCTACATCTGCGAAGATTGGGGTTGCTCCCATATATGCAACACAGTTAGCAGAAGCTGCAAATGTCATGGGCGGGACGATTACTTCGTCCCCTTCTTTTAATCCAAAAGCATACATTGCGGCATGCAGGGCGGCTGTTCCGCTATTCACTGCCACGCCATGTGCAACCTTGGATAGTTTCGCAATCGCCTGTTCAAATTCAGAGACTTTAGGTCCTGTGGTAAGCCAACCTGAAG
The genomic region above belongs to Desulfovibrio sp. UCD-KL4C and contains:
- the pseC gene encoding UDP-4-amino-4,6-dideoxy-N-acetyl-beta-L-altrosamine transaminase yields the protein MGNSKFLPYGRQSIDECDLKAVADTLTSGWLTTGPKVSEFEQAIAKLSKVAHGVAVNSGTAALHAAMYAFGLKEGDEVIVPPMTFAASANCVAYMGATPIFADVDPKTLLIDPEKVEQLITPKTRGIIAVDYAGQPCDYDALRVIADKHGLFLASDACHSIGGDLNGQMVGSLADISLYSFHPVKHMTTGEGGMAVTDNPEYDKRMRIFRNHGITADFRQRDGWFYEMEELGFNYRLTDFQCALGLSQLEKLEKWIERRREIASLYNHEFAEIEELAPLEIRPGANHAYHLYVVKLKGSDCAPKRKALFDYLREKGLGVQVHYIPVHLHPYYKKKFGTYKGMCPVAEEAYNGLISLPMFPAMEDSDVTVVLSLIKDALQRG
- a CDS encoding polysaccharide deacetylase family protein, whose protein sequence is MIWGPFLRTYKNRYAAFLARTVIHKIAPADFFIKFMSKQKNPCNAATYSLTFDFDFEKDIEAFPALLDLLKEYNIKAGLAVIGKFVEKYPDIHKRAVDEGHEIINHSYTHPDNPHWSPNRYFNKLSYAEQKEEIEKAHEVFYKILGVESIGFRTPHYGNLHTESVYPILAELGYKYSSSTAACGYKGFGAPSVHSHGIIEIPTGCSLHFPLAIFDSWNMLRKNNPFLGDDDLFVKEFIETIEVISKHNLFLSHYFDPYDVIKNNKIDRMLAELKKIKTILYRDII
- a CDS encoding PIG-L deacetylase family protein, whose translation is MNHRILTIAAHPDDEILGCGATVARMINNGAEAYTLILGEGVTSRQQKRETSQCAKELRDLKKSIQEANKIIGVKKVITYDFPDNRFDSVNLLELVKIVEKVKNEIKPDIIFTHFANDMNIDHYITNKAVLTATRPMQNEVVKEIYAFEILSSTEWNFPLTFSPDYFVNVDETIETKLKAMSAYKGELQEYPHPRSLKALELNADLWGIKTGNYKVEAFQTLRRLWI
- the pseG gene encoding UDP-2,4-diacetamido-2,4,6-trideoxy-beta-L-altropyranose hydrolase is translated as MDIPLKNWKLIIRADANHSIGIGHVMRCLALAQAWTKHGGKALLVGKIESTALKDRLCAFNIEFIELEESYPQSANDSKILLNIAANVGKPSWIVLDGYFLDTAYQNEILKRFHNTLVIDDYHHLDIYSATMILNQNFGSEKIEYRTTTKTTVLAGAKYALLRNEFREPNIIQKKQTAANQIKLLISLGGADTNNTSLLVLKALNILPNNLAITLIIGPENKHTQSLTQYADKSSHKIEILSNVSNMAELIAQNDIIISAGGSSCWEICCIGKPLVIIITADNQKMLSNELAKAGAAINLGENHEISEEYISKNIKKLILSPQKITKLSNKSKTIIDGHGVARVINAMTGTRGLQ
- the pseF gene encoding pseudaminic acid cytidylyltransferase gives rise to the protein MRVAIIPARGGSKRIANKNIKNFAGKPIISYPITTAIESGLFEKVIVSTDSEQIAETATKLGASVPFIRPHELADDFTPTAPVLAHAIEWLSNNGVAPEFACCIYATTPFIRTEDLTTGINNLLQNEEVLSTFSVTSFPFQIFRALKINSAGYLNMFWPEHETTRSQDLPDAYHDAGQFYWVRCRDFLLEPKLYTQKSKPVILPRHLVQDIDTQEDWETAELMYKLLNLHQEKC
- the pseH gene encoding UDP-4-amino-4,6-dideoxy-N-acetyl-beta-L-altrosamine N-acetyltransferase, producing MDLTLIPFYRLSLEEMNEVLTWRNNIFVRQQMCDSSIIPIENHLNFIENLKSDTKNEYYLVVKNKCKIGVIYLTEINSTNAELGLYKNPNLKKEKVGQQLMKAIFYIAHQKNLHDLTLKVLKNNEKALALYSKFYFKIYKQDNDFLYMNAMLNNGLKD
- a CDS encoding formyltransferase family protein; amino-acid sequence: MKKIIIAAVKSWNISNARIFQKENLKKYQTTIYSQQEDLTYQNIKKINPDYIFIPHWSWIIPSEIYSNFKCIIFHTSDLPYGRGGSPIQNQIIRGIKESKVCAIQCNSEIDAGDVYCKENVYLGRGNADEILIEISDIIFKKMIPHIIENEPASTPQLGEATTFKRRNKLQSNIQMNTIENLDLLYDFIRMLDGEDYPPAYIELNNLKIYFSNVTKRGNRLEGRFEIHES
- the pseI gene encoding pseudaminic acid synthase, whose protein sequence is MKNVSINKREIGPDQPVYIIAEMSANHNQHFESAVELLHIAKECGVDAIKIQTYTPDTITLNCDNKYFQIGKGTIWEGQSLYSLYKTAYTPWDWQPKLKKIADDLGLDFFSTPFDDSAVDFLEEMNVSLYKIASFELVDIPLIKKVAATGKPVIMSTGMGTLAEIDEAVNAFREAGGTDLILLKCTSAYPAPPESMNLRTIINMQETFGVPCGLSDHSLGIEIPISAVALGACVIEKHFIKSRADGGPDCSFSLEAEELKAMVKSIRTAEKALGKVQYQITEKEKAGRVFRKSIFASKDIACGETVSAENIKCVRPSYGLHTRHFTEIMGKKALIDIPCGTPISWDILN